In a genomic window of Pontibacter liquoris:
- a CDS encoding metallophosphoesterase family protein, with protein MTIALFSDVHANLPALQAMFADMELHRPDAIYCLGDLVGYNSWPNEVINEMRRRGIPTIAGNYDEGIGNTSDACGCAYKTDEDKAMGSISIAYTNAQVQPQERSYLQTLPAHIRVSFHIAGRPLNLMLVHGSPRRINEYLFEDRDEKSLLRILKEADADILCFGHTHKPFHRSLPEEKEGKYIYRYAQ; from the coding sequence ATGACCATCGCGCTCTTCTCTGACGTACACGCGAATCTTCCGGCATTGCAAGCCATGTTTGCCGATATGGAATTACACCGTCCGGATGCTATTTACTGCCTCGGCGATTTGGTGGGGTATAATAGCTGGCCAAACGAAGTAATAAACGAGATGCGCCGCAGGGGCATACCCACTATTGCCGGTAACTACGATGAAGGGATAGGCAACACAAGCGATGCCTGTGGCTGTGCCTATAAAACCGATGAAGACAAGGCCATGGGAAGTATTTCCATTGCTTATACTAATGCACAGGTGCAGCCACAGGAACGCAGCTACCTTCAAACCCTACCAGCCCACATCCGGGTAAGCTTTCATATAGCAGGCCGGCCGCTAAACCTGATGCTGGTACACGGCAGCCCCCGCCGGATAAACGAGTACCTATTTGAAGACCGCGATGAAAAAAGCTTGCTTCGGATTTTAAAAGAGGCTGATGCGGATATTTTGTGCTTCGGACACACGCACAAGCCATTTCATCGTAGCTTGCCCGAAGAGAAAGAAGGAAAATACATCTATCGCTATGCGCAATAG